From the genome of Pelomonas sp. SE-A7, one region includes:
- a CDS encoding heme biosynthesis HemY N-terminal domain-containing protein produces the protein MRGVIWLILLFGVAVIAALTLGSNDGLASFYWNGWRLDLSLNLFLLLLLGSCFAVVTLINTISSLTSLPRRAREWRVAQRDRSAQGALREALAEFFGGRYGRAQKAAQKAVNINAQTSELSQEGGFLALSHLLAAQSAHRLQDRRRRDEQLQQAMDLVRSQSSARVVEDGARLLAAEWALDDRDSNRALDLLADLGPGLARRTQALRLKLQAQRQAGQSLEALRTARLLAKHQGFSKLAAQGLLRSLAIEALEAARDGDQLRMVWQQLDQADRRDAFVAARAAHVAASLGAPEDGRGWLRPFWEQIGEQSSADERAALAEALVMALPGLGPEWLQRLESAQQRWPRDAFISYALGHALAERQLWGKARLILEQVCEDRSLPVAARRRSWLALAQLAGNDGDMERRARCHEAAALVQ, from the coding sequence ATGCGTGGCGTGATCTGGCTGATCCTGCTGTTCGGCGTGGCTGTGATTGCCGCCTTGACCCTGGGCAGCAACGACGGACTGGCAAGCTTCTACTGGAACGGCTGGCGACTGGACCTGTCGCTGAATTTGTTCCTGCTGCTGTTGCTGGGCAGCTGCTTTGCCGTGGTCACGCTGATCAACACGATCAGCTCGCTGACCAGTTTGCCGCGCCGGGCTCGCGAGTGGCGCGTGGCCCAGCGGGACCGCAGCGCGCAGGGTGCCTTGCGCGAGGCCTTGGCGGAGTTCTTCGGCGGTCGCTACGGGCGCGCCCAGAAGGCTGCGCAGAAGGCAGTCAACATCAACGCCCAGACCTCGGAACTGAGCCAGGAGGGCGGCTTCCTGGCGCTGAGCCATCTGCTGGCTGCTCAGAGCGCGCACAGGCTGCAGGACCGGCGTCGCCGTGATGAACAACTGCAGCAGGCCATGGACTTGGTGCGCAGCCAAAGCTCGGCCCGTGTGGTCGAGGACGGTGCACGCCTGCTGGCCGCCGAATGGGCGCTGGACGACAGGGATTCGAACCGTGCCCTGGATCTGCTGGCCGACCTGGGTCCAGGCCTGGCCCGTCGGACCCAGGCCTTGCGGCTGAAGCTGCAGGCGCAGCGGCAGGCGGGACAATCGCTTGAAGCGCTCCGCACGGCGCGCCTGCTGGCCAAGCACCAGGGCTTTTCCAAGCTGGCGGCCCAGGGGCTGCTGCGTTCACTCGCCATCGAGGCGCTGGAAGCGGCGCGGGACGGCGACCAGCTTCGCATGGTCTGGCAGCAACTCGACCAGGCGGATCGTCGGGACGCCTTTGTCGCCGCCCGTGCAGCCCATGTGGCCGCGTCTTTGGGCGCACCGGAAGATGGCCGCGGCTGGCTGCGCCCGTTCTGGGAGCAGATAGGCGAGCAGTCCTCGGCTGACGAACGTGCAGCACTGGCCGAGGCGCTGGTCATGGCCTTGCCCGGCCTGGGTCCGGAGTGGCTGCAGCGCCTGGAATCGGCGCAGCAGCGCTGGCCGCGTGACGCCTTCATCAGCTATGCCCTGGGTCATGCGCTGGCCGAACGTCAGCTTTGGGGCAAGGCGCGATTGATACTTGAGCAGGTTTGCGAAGACCGCAGCCTGCCCGTTGCGGCGCGCCGCCGCAGCTGGCTGGCGCTGGCGCAACTTGCGGGCAATGATGGAGACATGGAGCGCCGCGCTCGCTGCCATGAGGCGGCGGCCTTGGTTCAGTAG